Proteins from a single region of Phaeacidiphilus oryzae TH49:
- a CDS encoding MFS transporter has product MSSRIDMELVRQSSPSPPGPRIRRAWIIAAVGFAVMTCAGTFTGMPDLLIDPLHASFGWSRGAISIAVSVNMAVYGLTAPFAAALMDRIGIRPVVAGALAVITAGAAATTVMTSVWQMVLYWGVMVGLGSGAIAMAFGALIAERWFAARRSLVTGILSSATMFGGMVCLPALSELTDNSGWRTATLTVAAVAGAVAVVGYLVLRDRPTDVGVPPYGASGLIAEPEPVPVPGSARRALRVLGEVARPGPFWLVAGTFAICGASTNGVMMSHFVPAAHDHGMPRTAASTLLAVMGVFNVVGTIASGWLTDRFDPRWLLAAYYALRGVTLALLPGLLGPAVDPAVIFFTISFGLLDLATVPPTIALCRDFYGADSTIVFAWVNAVHQLGAGLAALLAGAARDAAGTYTPMWFTVAGLCAFAGVLSAGIRRPRSATGVVTSCAA; this is encoded by the coding sequence ATGTCCTCTCGAATCGACATGGAGTTGGTGAGGCAGTCCTCGCCGTCGCCGCCTGGTCCGCGTATCCGCCGTGCCTGGATCATCGCGGCCGTCGGCTTCGCCGTCATGACGTGCGCCGGCACCTTCACCGGCATGCCCGACCTGCTCATCGACCCACTGCACGCGTCCTTCGGCTGGTCCCGCGGCGCGATCAGCATCGCCGTCTCGGTCAACATGGCCGTGTACGGGCTCACGGCCCCCTTCGCCGCTGCGCTGATGGACCGGATCGGCATCCGGCCGGTGGTCGCGGGTGCGCTGGCGGTGATCACCGCAGGCGCGGCCGCGACCACCGTGATGACCTCGGTATGGCAGATGGTGCTGTACTGGGGCGTCATGGTGGGGCTCGGTAGCGGGGCCATCGCGATGGCCTTCGGGGCGTTGATCGCCGAGCGCTGGTTCGCGGCCCGGCGGAGCCTGGTCACCGGCATCCTCAGCTCGGCCACGATGTTCGGTGGCATGGTCTGCCTCCCGGCGCTGTCCGAGCTGACCGACAATTCCGGGTGGCGGACCGCCACCCTCACGGTGGCCGCCGTCGCGGGCGCCGTCGCCGTCGTCGGCTACCTCGTCCTTCGTGACCGCCCCACTGATGTCGGCGTGCCGCCCTACGGTGCCTCTGGGCTCATCGCCGAGCCGGAACCCGTTCCCGTCCCCGGCTCCGCCCGGCGCGCACTGCGGGTGCTCGGCGAGGTCGCCAGGCCGGGACCGTTCTGGCTGGTGGCCGGGACCTTCGCCATCTGCGGGGCCTCCACCAACGGGGTCATGATGTCGCACTTCGTGCCCGCGGCGCACGACCACGGCATGCCCCGCACCGCCGCCTCGACACTGCTGGCCGTGATGGGCGTGTTCAACGTGGTGGGCACCATCGCCTCCGGGTGGTTGACCGACCGCTTCGACCCGCGATGGCTGTTGGCCGCCTACTACGCCCTGCGGGGCGTCACGCTCGCCTTGCTGCCCGGGCTGCTCGGGCCGGCCGTCGACCCCGCGGTGATCTTCTTCACGATCTCCTTCGGACTGCTCGACCTGGCCACCGTCCCGCCCACCATCGCACTGTGCCGCGACTTCTATGGCGCGGACAGCACGATCGTCTTCGCCTGGGTCAATGCCGTCCACCAGCTCGGCGCCGGGCTGGCCGCACTGCTGGCCGGAGCGGCCCGCGACGCCGCCGGCACCTACACCCCGATGTGGTTCACCGTCGCCGGCCTCTGCGCCTTCGCAGGCGTCCTCTCCGCGGGCATCCGCCGACCACGCTCCGCCACCGGCGTCGTCACCTCGTGCGCCGCGTGA
- a CDS encoding putative immunity protein, translated as MILPKVRDRRFVTIRRGGTLTDADHHLLALWAATCAEHVLHLFESVQPEDPRPRRAIEHARAWVRGEVTMMQARAAGGHAMGAARDLRGAARHAAYAAGQAAVVAHVAAHELGAAAYAIKAARAAAPEHESEAAGRLECRWQRDQLPEAIRELVLDDQRLRNDICWSVFECSG; from the coding sequence ATGATCCTCCCGAAGGTGAGGGACCGTCGCTTCGTGACGATCCGCCGCGGTGGGACCCTCACCGACGCGGACCACCATCTCCTCGCCCTTTGGGCGGCAACGTGCGCGGAGCACGTCCTTCACCTCTTCGAGTCGGTTCAGCCTGAGGACCCCCGGCCGCGCCGCGCGATCGAGCATGCCCGCGCCTGGGTGCGCGGCGAGGTCACGATGATGCAGGCCCGCGCGGCGGGCGGCCACGCCATGGGCGCGGCCCGAGACCTGCGTGGCGCAGCACGGCATGCGGCCTACGCCGCCGGCCAGGCCGCAGTCGTCGCCCACGTCGCCGCCCACGAACTCGGCGCCGCCGCCTACGCGATCAAGGCCGCGCGCGCCGCCGCACCAGAACACGAGAGTGAGGCCGCGGGGCGACTCGAGTGCCGGTGGCAGCGCGACCAGCTCCCCGAGGCGATCCGCGAGCTCGTACTGGACGACCAGCGACTGCGCAACGACATCTGCTGGTCGGTGTTTGAGTGCTCAGGCTGA